From Struthio camelus isolate bStrCam1 chromosome 29, bStrCam1.hap1, whole genome shotgun sequence, a single genomic window includes:
- the LOC138062732 gene encoding olfactory receptor 14J1-like, protein MSNSSFLNEFLLLAFADTRQLQLLHFSLFLGIYLAALLANGLIITAVACHHCLHTPMYFFLLHLALLDLGSISTTVPKSMANSLRDTRTISYSGCAAQAFFFFFLCSAEYSLLTAMAYDRYVAICRPLHYGTLLGTRACVRMAAAAWASGFLNALLHTANTFSIPLCQGNVLDQFFCEIPQLLKLSCSRSYLREVGLLVVSTSLVFGCFIFIVLSYAQIFTAVLRMPSEQGRHKAFSMCLPHLAVLSLFVSTGLFAHRKPSSISSPALNLVLAIQYSMIPPAVNPLLYSMRNKELKDALRKLILVVVFKQQ, encoded by the coding sequence atgtccaacagcagcttcctcaatgagttcctcctcctggcgtttgcagacacacggcagctgcagctcttgcacttctcgctcttcctgggcatctacctggctgccctcctggccaacggcctcatcatcacagccgtagcctgccaccactgcctccacacccccatgtacttcttcctcctccacctcgccctcctcgacctcgGCTCCATCTctaccactgtccccaaatccatggccaactccctgagggacaccaggaccatttcctactcaggatgtgctgcccaagcctttttcttctttttcttatgttcagccgagtattctctcctcactgccatggcctacgaccgctacgttgccatctgcagacctctgcactacgggaccctcctgggcaccagagcttgtgtcaggatggcagcagctgcctgggccagtggttttctcaatgctctcctgcacactgccaacacattttccattcctctctgccaaggcaatgtcctggaccagttcttctgtgagattccccaactcctcaagctctcctgctcacgctcctacctccgggaagttggacTTCTTGTGGTTAGTACCTCTTTAGTCTTtggatgtttcattttcattgtgctgtcctatgcaCAGATCTTCACAGccgtgctgaggatgccctcagagcagggaaggcacaaagccttctccatgtgcctcccgcacctggccgtgctctccctctttgtcagcactggcctGTTTGCCCACCGGAAGCcctcttccatctcctccccagctctgaaTCTGGTGCTGGCTATTCAGTACTCCATGatacctccagcagtgaaccccctcctctacagcatgaggaacaaggagctcaaagatgccctgaggaaactgattctGGTGGTAGTATTTAAGCAGCAATAg